One region of Hymenobacter sediminicola genomic DNA includes:
- the fusA gene encoding elongation factor G, translating to MAVNKDLQYLRNIGIMAHIDAGKTTTSERILYYTGKTHKIGEVHEGAATMDWMEQEQERGITITSAATTTFWNYPTDANGDPTPDTKQYKINLIDTPGHVDFTVEVERSLRVLDGAVALFCAVSGVEPQSETVWRQADKYKVPRICFVNKMDRAGADFFKAVAEIKDKLGANPVPLQIPIGAEDTFKGVVDLLTGKAIVWDDATQGKSYHEIPVPEDLVETVAEWRQKLIESVAEYDDRLLEKFFEDPESITRDEMMVVIRQAVIDMKFSPVMCGSAFKNKGVQSMLDGVMAYLPSPLDMPAIIGTNPDTGEEIERHPDNAEPFTALAFKIATDPFVGRLCFFRCYSGVLDAGSYVHNNRTNKKERISRLMQMHSNKQNPIDKIQAGDIAAGVGFKDIKTGDTLTDEKSRIVLESMSFPEPVIGYAIEPKTQADVDKMGMAIAKLVEEDPTLVVQTDPETGQTVLKGMGELHLEIIIDRMRREFKVEINQGAPMVAYKEILTKKVEHRETYKKQTGGRGKFGDIVFELGPKETDPEKPGLEFVNDITGGVIPREFIAPVQKGFEEAMKNGPLAGFPIEGMRVRLYYGSYHDVDSDALSFELAARGGFREAGKQAGPKLLEPIMAVEVVSPDEYTGSVTGDLNRRRGIMKGMDTKGGANVIKADVPLSELFGYVTTLRTISSGRASASLTFSHYDQVPNNLAEAIIAKQKGNAIR from the coding sequence ATGGCTGTTAACAAAGACCTGCAATACCTCCGGAACATCGGGATTATGGCGCACATCGACGCCGGTAAGACCACGACTTCGGAGCGCATTCTCTATTATACCGGTAAGACCCACAAAATCGGGGAAGTGCACGAAGGTGCCGCCACGATGGACTGGATGGAGCAGGAGCAGGAGCGGGGTATCACCATCACTTCGGCTGCTACCACCACGTTCTGGAACTACCCCACCGATGCCAACGGTGACCCAACGCCAGACACCAAACAGTACAAAATCAACCTCATCGATACTCCCGGCCACGTTGACTTCACGGTAGAAGTAGAACGCTCGCTGCGCGTACTTGATGGTGCTGTTGCTCTGTTTTGCGCTGTGTCGGGTGTTGAGCCTCAGTCCGAGACTGTATGGCGTCAGGCTGACAAGTACAAAGTGCCCCGCATTTGCTTCGTCAACAAGATGGACCGTGCCGGCGCTGACTTCTTCAAGGCAGTAGCCGAGATTAAGGACAAATTGGGTGCAAACCCAGTGCCGCTGCAAATCCCGATTGGTGCTGAAGATACCTTCAAAGGTGTTGTCGATCTGCTGACTGGCAAAGCCATCGTATGGGATGATGCTACGCAAGGCAAATCGTACCACGAAATTCCGGTTCCCGAGGATTTGGTGGAAACGGTAGCTGAGTGGCGTCAGAAGCTCATCGAGAGCGTAGCTGAGTACGATGACCGTCTGTTGGAGAAATTCTTCGAAGATCCAGAAAGCATCACCCGCGACGAAATGATGGTCGTTATCCGCCAGGCGGTTATCGACATGAAGTTCTCGCCCGTAATGTGCGGTTCGGCGTTCAAAAACAAAGGTGTACAGTCGATGCTAGATGGCGTAATGGCATACCTGCCGTCGCCGCTGGATATGCCCGCCATCATCGGTACCAACCCCGACACCGGCGAGGAAATCGAGCGTCATCCGGACAACGCGGAGCCCTTCACTGCGCTGGCGTTCAAGATTGCCACCGACCCATTCGTAGGTCGTCTGTGCTTCTTCCGCTGCTACAGCGGCGTGCTGGATGCTGGTTCGTACGTGCACAATAACCGCACGAACAAGAAGGAGCGTATCTCGCGTCTGATGCAGATGCACTCCAACAAGCAGAACCCCATCGACAAAATCCAAGCTGGTGACATTGCTGCCGGCGTGGGTTTCAAAGACATCAAAACGGGTGATACGCTGACCGACGAAAAGTCGCGCATCGTACTCGAGTCGATGTCGTTCCCTGAGCCGGTTATCGGCTACGCCATTGAGCCTAAAACTCAGGCGGACGTGGATAAGATGGGTATGGCAATTGCCAAACTTGTGGAAGAAGATCCTACCCTCGTAGTTCAGACTGACCCCGAGACGGGCCAGACGGTACTGAAAGGCATGGGCGAGCTTCACCTCGAAATCATCATCGACCGTATGCGTCGTGAGTTCAAGGTGGAAATCAACCAGGGCGCCCCAATGGTAGCCTACAAGGAGATTCTGACCAAGAAGGTAGAGCACCGCGAAACCTACAAGAAGCAGACGGGTGGCCGTGGTAAATTCGGCGACATCGTATTCGAACTCGGTCCGAAAGAAACCGATCCGGAGAAACCAGGTCTGGAGTTCGTGAACGACATCACCGGTGGTGTTATCCCTCGCGAATTTATCGCCCCAGTTCAGAAAGGCTTCGAAGAGGCAATGAAGAACGGTCCATTGGCTGGCTTTCCTATCGAAGGCATGCGCGTGCGTCTGTACTACGGTTCCTACCATGATGTTGACTCGGACGCCCTGTCGTTCGAACTCGCAGCTCGTGGCGGTTTCCGCGAAGCAGGCAAACAAGCTGGTCCTAAACTGCTCGAGCCGATCATGGCTGTAGAAGTAGTTTCTCCTGATGAATACACCGGCTCGGTAACGGGTGACCTAAACCGTCGTCGTGGTATCATGAAGGGTATGGACACGAAAGGTGGTGCCAACGTTATCAAGGCTGACGTTCCGCTGTCGGAACTGTTCGGCTACGTAACGACCCTGCGTACCATCTCGTCGGGCCGTGCTTCAGCTTCGCTGACGTTCTCGCACTACGACCAGGTGCCCAACAACCTTGCTGAGGCTATCATCGCCAAGCAAAAGGGTAACGCCATTCGCTAA
- the rpsJ gene encoding 30S ribosomal protein S10 has translation MNQKIRIKLKSYDHNLVDKSSEKIVKAVKATGAIVSGPIPLPTVKEKFTVLRSPHVNKKSREQFQLCTYKRLVDIYSTSSKTVDALMKLELPSGVDVEIKV, from the coding sequence ATGAACCAGAAGATTCGCATCAAACTCAAATCCTACGACCACAACTTGGTGGACAAATCGTCGGAGAAGATCGTGAAGGCGGTGAAGGCTACGGGCGCTATCGTTAGCGGTCCTATTCCCTTGCCGACCGTCAAGGAAAAATTCACTGTACTTCGTTCGCCCCACGTGAACAAGAAGTCGCGTGAGCAATTTCAGCTCTGCACTTACAAGCGTCTCGTGGACATCTACTCGACTTCGTCGAAAACGGTAGATGCACTGATGAAGCTAGAACTGCCCAGCGGCGTTGACGTTGAAATCAAAGTCTGA
- the rplC gene encoding 50S ribosomal protein L3 — MPGIIGKKIGMTSLFTPDGKNIPCTLIEAGPCVVTQVKTIETDGYTAIQLGYGEKKAKNTTKALAGHFAKAGTTPKRKLVEFRTDEVASFTAGSEINTSLFEEGEFVDVVGTSKGKGFQGVVKRYNFAGVGGQTHGQHNRGRHPGSIGACSWPSRVFKGMRMGGRMGNDRVKVQNLKVMRIVADKNLIVVSGSIPGAKNSFVVLEK; from the coding sequence ATGCCTGGCATCATCGGTAAAAAAATCGGTATGACAAGCCTCTTCACTCCGGACGGGAAGAACATTCCTTGCACGCTCATCGAAGCGGGCCCGTGTGTAGTGACGCAGGTTAAGACTATCGAAACGGACGGCTACACAGCTATCCAGCTCGGTTACGGCGAGAAGAAGGCGAAAAACACCACCAAAGCATTGGCTGGTCATTTCGCTAAAGCCGGAACTACTCCCAAAAGAAAACTCGTTGAGTTCCGTACCGACGAGGTAGCTAGCTTCACTGCCGGCAGCGAAATCAACACTTCCCTTTTCGAGGAAGGTGAATTCGTTGACGTAGTAGGCACCTCAAAAGGTAAAGGCTTCCAAGGCGTTGTGAAACGTTACAACTTCGCCGGTGTAGGCGGGCAGACGCACGGCCAGCACAACCGTGGCCGTCACCCCGGTTCTATTGGTGCTTGCTCGTGGCCTTCGCGCGTATTCAAAGGAATGCGCATGGGTGGCCGTATGGGTAACGACCGTGTGAAAGTGCAGAACCTGAAGGTTATGCGCATTGTAGCCGACAAGAACCTCATCGTGGTGAGCGGCTCGATTCCCGGTGCCAAGAATTCATTCGTGGTCCTGGAAAAATAA
- the rplD gene encoding 50S ribosomal protein L4: MELSVYNIKGEDTGRKVTLSDAIFGLEPNEHVMYLDVKQYLANQRQGTHKSKQRNEVHGTTKKLKKQKGTGGARAGSMKSGVFVGGGRIFGPEPRDYGFKLNKKTKRLARLSALSTLAKDGKVALVENITLSAPKTKDFLNILNGLKLNNGKKTLLVTGEVDKNVVLSARNIQKITVATPVALNTHDLLNTDTLLLSEAGLTALEQLYTTAE, encoded by the coding sequence ATGGAACTGTCAGTATATAACATCAAAGGCGAAGACACCGGCCGCAAGGTTACGCTGTCTGACGCCATCTTCGGTCTGGAGCCGAACGAGCACGTGATGTATCTCGACGTGAAGCAGTACCTGGCCAATCAGCGCCAAGGCACGCACAAGTCGAAGCAGCGCAACGAAGTGCACGGCACCACCAAGAAGCTGAAGAAGCAAAAAGGTACGGGCGGCGCTCGTGCTGGCTCGATGAAATCGGGCGTATTCGTAGGTGGCGGCCGGATTTTTGGTCCTGAGCCCCGCGACTACGGCTTCAAGCTGAACAAGAAAACGAAGCGTCTTGCTCGTCTGTCGGCTCTCTCGACGCTGGCCAAAGACGGCAAGGTGGCTCTGGTAGAGAACATCACTCTGTCGGCTCCCAAGACCAAAGACTTCCTCAACATCCTGAACGGTCTGAAGCTGAACAACGGCAAAAAGACCCTGCTAGTAACTGGCGAAGTAGACAAGAACGTGGTGCTGTCGGCGCGCAACATTCAGAAAATCACCGTGGCTACGCCCGTTGCTCTGAACACGCACGACCTGTTGAACACCGACACGCTACTGCTGTCGGAAGCGGGCCTGACGGCATTGGAACAACTCTATACCACTGCTGAATAA
- the rplW gene encoding 50S ribosomal protein L23 gives MSTLKKPIVTEKATGLNEKGQYVFEVERTANKVQIKKDIEQFYGVTVTGISTIRTNGKVKSKFTKGGSVSGRRAHGKKAIVTVKEGEVIDFYSGI, from the coding sequence ATGAGCACGCTGAAAAAACCCATCGTGACCGAGAAGGCCACGGGCCTGAACGAGAAAGGCCAGTACGTTTTCGAAGTAGAGCGTACCGCCAACAAGGTTCAGATCAAAAAGGACATCGAGCAGTTCTATGGTGTGACGGTAACGGGCATCAGCACGATCCGCACCAATGGAAAAGTGAAGTCCAAATTCACGAAAGGTGGTTCGGTATCGGGCCGTCGCGCACATGGCAAAAAAGCCATCGTGACCGTGAAGGAAGGCGAGGTTATCGACTTCTACAGCGGCATCTAA
- the rplB gene encoding 50S ribosomal protein L2 has product MALKKLRPTSPGQRFRIAPAFDEITTSTPEKSLLAPMKNSGGRNNSGKMSNRYIGGGHKAKYRIIDFKRDKASVPATVKTIEYDPNRTARIALLQYADGEKRYIIAPAGVEVGATVVSGSGVAPEVGNALPLREIPLGTIVHNIELMPGNGAAMARSAGTYAQLVAREDKYATLKLPSGEMRMVLVTCMATVGTVSNGDHMNVRLGKAGRNRWLGRRPRVRGVAMNPVDHPMGGGEGKSSGGHPRSRNGIFSKGQKTRNKNKYSEQLIVNRKGKK; this is encoded by the coding sequence ATGGCACTCAAAAAACTAAGACCAACATCACCGGGTCAGCGCTTCCGCATTGCACCGGCCTTCGACGAGATTACGACGTCGACGCCGGAGAAGTCGCTGTTGGCACCCATGAAAAACTCCGGTGGCCGCAACAACTCTGGTAAAATGTCTAACCGCTACATCGGCGGTGGGCACAAAGCCAAGTATCGTATCATCGACTTCAAGCGTGACAAGGCCTCGGTGCCGGCCACGGTGAAAACGATTGAGTACGATCCGAACCGTACGGCCCGTATCGCCCTGCTTCAGTACGCCGATGGTGAGAAGCGTTACATCATCGCTCCTGCGGGCGTTGAGGTAGGTGCTACAGTCGTATCAGGTTCGGGTGTAGCCCCGGAAGTAGGCAACGCCCTGCCGCTGCGCGAAATACCGCTCGGTACCATCGTTCACAACATCGAGCTGATGCCCGGTAACGGTGCCGCTATGGCCCGCTCCGCTGGTACGTACGCTCAGTTGGTTGCTCGCGAAGACAAATACGCCACCTTGAAACTGCCTTCCGGTGAGATGCGCATGGTACTCGTTACCTGCATGGCTACGGTAGGCACCGTTTCGAACGGTGACCATATGAACGTACGTCTCGGCAAAGCCGGTCGTAACCGTTGGTTGGGTCGTCGTCCGCGCGTTCGTGGTGTCGCTATGAACCCTGTCGATCACCCAATGGGTGGTGGCGAAGGCAAATCGTCGGGTGGTCACCCACGTAGCCGTAACGGTATCTTCTCGAAAGGTCAGAAGACCCGCAACAAGAATAAGTACTCGGAGCAGCTCATCGTTAACCGCAAAGGCAAGAAGTAA
- the rpsS gene encoding 30S ribosomal protein S19 has translation MARSLKKGPYIDFRLEKKVTAMDEAGKKSVVKTWSRRSMISPDFVGHTFAVHNGNKFIPVYVTENMVGHKLGEFAPTRNFRGHIAKKDKGKR, from the coding sequence ATGGCACGTTCACTAAAAAAAGGGCCGTACATTGACTTCCGGCTCGAGAAGAAAGTAACGGCAATGGATGAAGCCGGCAAAAAATCGGTGGTGAAGACTTGGTCGCGCCGCTCGATGATTTCGCCTGATTTCGTTGGCCACACCTTCGCCGTTCACAACGGCAATAAGTTCATCCCGGTATATGTGACGGAGAACATGGTAGGACACAAACTCGGTGAGTTTGCTCCGACCCGGAACTTCCGTGGACACATTGCCAAGAAAGATAAAGGCAAGCGCTAA
- the rplV gene encoding 50S ribosomal protein L22, whose protein sequence is MEATAKLRNVPTSPRKMRLVADMIRGQKVTRALGLLKFEANSGAARVEKLLLSALANWQQHNEEERIEDANLYIKAIFVDEGRQLKRLRPAPQGRGHRIRKRSNHVTLVIDSKVEPLGSKAAAKQAAETKTTDAAVEAKPKTRRSSAKKSTETKAEASA, encoded by the coding sequence ATGGAAGCAACCGCTAAACTCCGCAACGTCCCCACCTCGCCGCGCAAGATGCGCTTGGTGGCCGACATGATCCGTGGTCAGAAAGTGACCCGTGCGCTTGGTCTGCTGAAATTCGAGGCTAACTCGGGTGCTGCACGCGTTGAAAAGCTTCTCCTCTCGGCTCTGGCCAACTGGCAGCAGCACAACGAGGAAGAGCGTATCGAAGACGCTAACCTCTACATCAAGGCTATCTTCGTGGATGAAGGCCGTCAGCTGAAGCGCCTGCGCCCCGCCCCCCAGGGCCGTGGCCACCGCATCCGTAAGCGCAGCAACCACGTGACGCTGGTGATTGACTCGAAAGTAGAACCGCTGGGCAGCAAAGCTGCTGCTAAGCAGGCTGCTGAAACGAAAACCACCGACGCCGCTGTTGAAGCCAAGCCGAAGACACGTCGTAGCTCGGCTAAGAAATCCACTGAAACCAAGGCAGAAGCCTCCGCATAA
- the rpsC gene encoding 30S ribosomal protein S3, whose translation MGQKVNPVGFRLGVIKGWDSNWYGGKDFADKLVEDEKIRKYIMARIPKGGISRIVIERTLKRITITINTARPGVVIGKGGAEVDKIKDELKQITSKDVQINIFEIKRPELDAKLVGESIAQQLQARISFRRAMKMSIQAAIRVGAEGIKIQCGGRLGGAEIARSEQYKEGRTPLHTLRADIDYALSEAQTVYGKIGIKVWIMRGEVFGKPDLSPNQVPANQGNDSRGGDRGPRGERGDRGGDRGPRRDRNDRGGENRGGGDNRGGAAGGQRRGGGAPGGANRGGQGGGAPRR comes from the coding sequence ATGGGACAGAAAGTAAATCCGGTTGGCTTCCGTCTGGGCGTCATTAAAGGATGGGACTCGAACTGGTACGGCGGCAAGGACTTTGCTGACAAACTGGTGGAGGACGAAAAAATCCGCAAGTATATCATGGCTCGTATCCCGAAAGGTGGCATTAGCCGCATCGTGATTGAGCGTACACTGAAGCGTATCACCATTACCATCAATACGGCTCGTCCGGGTGTAGTAATCGGTAAGGGTGGCGCTGAGGTTGATAAGATCAAGGACGAACTGAAGCAGATCACCAGCAAAGACGTTCAGATCAACATCTTCGAAATCAAGCGCCCGGAACTCGACGCCAAGCTGGTAGGTGAGAGCATTGCTCAGCAGCTGCAGGCTCGTATCTCGTTCCGCCGCGCCATGAAGATGTCTATCCAGGCTGCTATCCGCGTTGGTGCCGAAGGCATCAAAATCCAGTGCGGTGGTCGTTTGGGTGGTGCTGAAATTGCCCGTTCCGAGCAGTACAAAGAAGGTCGTACGCCGTTGCATACGCTGCGCGCTGATATCGATTACGCTTTGTCGGAAGCTCAGACCGTGTATGGCAAAATCGGCATCAAAGTATGGATCATGCGTGGTGAAGTGTTCGGCAAGCCCGACCTGTCACCTAACCAGGTTCCTGCTAACCAAGGCAACGACAGCCGTGGTGGCGACCGTGGCCCACGCGGTGAGCGTGGTGACCGTGGCGGCGACCGTGGCCCGCGTCGTGACCGTAACGACCGTGGCGGTGAGAACCGTGGCGGTGGTGACAACCGCGGTGGTGCCGCTGGTGGCCAGCGCCGTGGCGGTGGTGCCCCAGGTGGTGCTAACCGTGGCGGCCAGGGCGGTGGCGCTCCGCGTCGCTAG
- the rplP gene encoding 50S ribosomal protein L16, translating into MLQPKRTKYRKMQKGRVTGLAYRGSSIDFGSFAIKSLEVAWITARQIEAARIAMTRAMKREGQVWIRIFPDKPITKKPAEVRMGKGKGSPEYWVACVKPGTIMFESDGVTLEVAQESLRLAAQKLPVRTQFVVRRDYVESK; encoded by the coding sequence ATGTTACAACCGAAAAGGACCAAGTATCGCAAGATGCAAAAGGGTCGCGTAACAGGCCTTGCCTACCGCGGCAGCTCCATTGACTTCGGTTCTTTCGCTATTAAGTCGTTGGAAGTGGCTTGGATTACGGCTCGCCAGATTGAGGCAGCCCGTATCGCCATGACCCGCGCCATGAAACGCGAAGGGCAAGTTTGGATCCGCATTTTCCCCGACAAGCCAATTACCAAGAAGCCTGCCGAGGTGCGGATGGGTAAGGGTAAAGGTTCGCCCGAGTATTGGGTAGCCTGCGTGAAACCCGGCACTATCATGTTCGAGTCGGATGGCGTTACGCTGGAGGTGGCTCAGGAGTCGCTGCGTCTGGCAGCTCAGAAGCTGCCCGTACGCACTCAGTTTGTTGTTCGTCGCGACTACGTAGAAAGCAAGTAA
- the rpmC gene encoding 50S ribosomal protein L29 — MKNADIRALSVEDLKTQIKTEQASGQSLRFAHAISPLENPIRLKQSRKNVARLLTELTRRENEQANNTAN; from the coding sequence ATGAAGAACGCCGATATCCGCGCCCTCTCCGTTGAGGACCTGAAAACCCAGATCAAGACCGAACAAGCCTCTGGCCAGTCGCTGCGCTTCGCGCACGCTATTTCGCCTTTGGAAAACCCGATTCGCCTGAAGCAAAGCCGCAAGAACGTCGCCCGTCTGTTGACCGAGCTGACCCGTCGCGAGAACGAGCAGGCTAATAACACTGCTAATTAA
- the rpsQ gene encoding 30S ribosomal protein S17, protein MASNEEQQATSAVERNLRKEIIGRVTSSKMDKSITVMVESKMKHPIYGKFVTKSTKFMAHDENNECGEGDTVRIMSTRPLSKNKRWRLVEIVERAK, encoded by the coding sequence ATGGCAAGCAACGAAGAACAGCAGGCTACCTCCGCCGTTGAGCGGAACCTGCGTAAAGAAATCATCGGGCGCGTTACCTCCTCCAAAATGGACAAGTCCATTACAGTGATGGTAGAGAGCAAAATGAAACACCCGATCTACGGCAAATTCGTTACCAAGTCGACCAAATTTATGGCCCACGACGAGAACAACGAATGTGGCGAAGGCGATACGGTTCGCATTATGTCGACCCGTCCGCTGAGCAAGAACAAGCGGTGGAGACTGGTAGAAATTGTAGAACGCGCCAAGTAA
- the rplN gene encoding 50S ribosomal protein L14, whose product MIQQESRLTVADNSGAKEVLCIRVLGGTGKKYASVGDKIVVAIKSAIPSGNAKKGTVSKAVVVRTKKEVRRKDGSYIRFDDNAAVLLNNNDEPRGTRIFGPVARELREKQFMKIVSLAPEVL is encoded by the coding sequence ATGATACAGCAAGAATCCCGTCTGACCGTCGCTGATAACAGCGGCGCCAAAGAAGTTCTCTGCATTCGTGTCCTCGGTGGCACGGGCAAGAAATACGCTAGTGTTGGCGACAAGATTGTAGTAGCCATCAAATCGGCTATTCCTTCCGGCAACGCTAAAAAAGGCACTGTATCGAAAGCAGTTGTAGTTCGCACGAAGAAAGAAGTACGTCGTAAAGACGGTTCTTACATTCGTTTCGACGACAACGCTGCCGTACTGCTCAACAATAACGACGAGCCCCGCGGTACCCGCATCTTCGGCCCAGTGGCCCGCGAACTGCGCGAGAAGCAGTTCATGAAGATTGTTTCGCTGGCTCCTGAAGTTCTCTAA
- the rplE gene encoding 50S ribosomal protein L5, whose amino-acid sequence MARLKEKYKKEVVPALQEKFQFESIMQVPRITKICINRGIGAAVADKKLVDNGVDELTTIAGQKAVATIAKRSVSNFKLREGMPIGARVTLRGERMYEFMDRLLTIALPRVRDFKGINDKGFDGRGNYTLGVKEQIIFPEISIDKIKSISGMDITFVTTAENDEQSYELLKAFGMPFANAKKQN is encoded by the coding sequence ATGGCTCGACTCAAAGAGAAATATAAAAAAGAAGTAGTACCGGCGCTCCAGGAGAAATTCCAGTTCGAGAGCATCATGCAGGTACCGCGCATCACCAAGATCTGCATCAACCGTGGTATCGGTGCGGCTGTAGCCGACAAGAAGCTGGTTGATAACGGTGTGGATGAGCTGACGACCATTGCTGGTCAGAAAGCAGTAGCCACTATCGCCAAGCGTTCGGTGTCTAACTTCAAACTGCGTGAAGGCATGCCCATCGGCGCCCGCGTTACCCTGCGTGGTGAGCGGATGTACGAGTTCATGGATCGTCTGCTGACGATTGCTCTGCCCCGCGTTCGTGACTTCAAAGGCATCAACGACAAAGGATTTGACGGCCGTGGTAACTATACCTTGGGCGTTAAGGAGCAGATCATCTTCCCCGAAATTTCGATTGACAAAATTAAGTCGATTTCGGGCATGGACATTACCTTCGTAACGACGGCCGAAAACGATGAGCAGAGCTATGAGCTCCTCAAAGCTTTCGGTATGCCGTTCGCTAACGCCAAGAAACAAAACTAA
- the rpsN gene encoding 30S ribosomal protein S14, whose protein sequence is MAKESAKARARKRIATVARYAEKRKALKAAGDYEGLDKLPRDASPVRLHNRDMIDGRPRGYMRKFGISRVRFREMALAGKIPGVTKSSW, encoded by the coding sequence ATGGCTAAGGAATCCGCTAAAGCAAGAGCGCGCAAGCGCATCGCTACGGTTGCCCGTTATGCTGAGAAGCGCAAAGCGCTGAAAGCTGCTGGCGACTATGAAGGTCTGGACAAGCTGCCCCGTGACGCTTCCCCCGTGCGCCTGCACAACCGGGACATGATTGACGGCCGTCCCCGTGGTTACATGCGTAAGTTCGGCATCAGCCGGGTACGTTTCCGCGAAATGGCGCTGGCTGGCAAAATCCCCGGCGTAACGAAGTCGAGCTGGTAG
- the rpsH gene encoding 30S ribosomal protein S8, producing MNTDPIADYLTRVRNAIKANHRVVEIPASNIKKEITKVLYKKGYIQSYRFDDAAVQGTIKIALKYNPVTKQPAITKLERVSTPGLRQYAHVENLPRVLSGLGVAILSTSKGVMTEKEAKAENVGGEVLCYVY from the coding sequence ATGAACACAGATCCAATTGCTGACTACCTGACCCGGGTACGCAATGCCATCAAGGCAAATCACCGGGTAGTGGAAATTCCGGCCAGCAACATCAAAAAGGAAATCACGAAGGTGCTCTACAAGAAGGGCTACATTCAGAGCTACCGTTTTGATGATGCCGCTGTACAAGGCACGATTAAAATCGCACTGAAGTACAACCCGGTTACGAAACAGCCTGCTATCACCAAACTGGAGCGTGTAAGCACGCCAGGTTTGCGTCAGTATGCTCACGTAGAAAACCTGCCTCGCGTACTGAGTGGTCTGGGTGTTGCCATCCTGTCGACTTCGAAAGGGGTGATGACGGAGAAAGAGGCGAAAGCCGAAAACGTGGGCGGCGAAGTGCTGTGCTACGTCTACTAA
- the rplF gene encoding 50S ribosomal protein L6: protein MSRIGKLPISLPTNVQIEVSNENTVTVKGPKGTLLVPVDRDITVATEDGQLVVTRPTEQKRHKAMHGLYRSLLNNAVNGVSNGLEEKLELVGVGYKASMAGTTLELSLGYSHNIFLALPKEVTATAVTEKGKNPIVTLTSIDKQLLGQVAAKIRSLRKVEPYKGKGVRFVGEQIRRKAGKTASK, encoded by the coding sequence ATGTCACGCATTGGTAAACTGCCCATCAGCCTGCCCACTAACGTGCAGATTGAAGTGAGCAACGAAAACACGGTAACCGTGAAGGGCCCGAAGGGTACTTTGCTGGTTCCAGTTGACCGCGACATTACTGTAGCAACCGAAGACGGTCAGCTAGTAGTTACGCGCCCAACTGAGCAAAAGCGTCATAAAGCCATGCACGGCCTCTACCGTTCACTGTTGAACAACGCCGTAAATGGTGTTAGCAACGGTCTGGAAGAGAAGCTTGAGTTGGTAGGTGTAGGTTACAAAGCTTCTATGGCTGGTACCACACTCGAACTGTCGCTGGGCTATTCGCACAATATCTTCCTGGCTCTGCCGAAGGAAGTAACGGCTACTGCTGTAACAGAGAAAGGTAAAAACCCTATCGTTACGCTGACCAGCATTGATAAGCAGTTGCTTGGTCAGGTAGCAGCCAAAATTCGCTCGTTGCGCAAAGTTGAGCCTTACAAAGGTAAAGGCGTGCGCTTCGTGGGTGAGCAGATTCGTCGTAAGGCTGGTAAAACAGCTTCGAAATAA
- the rplR gene encoding 50S ribosomal protein L18, giving the protein MAFDKATRRKRIQRIIRTKVAGTSERPRLSVFRSNTGIYAQIIDDTTGRTLASASSKHVSVEGGNGVALAAAVGKELAARATGKGISKVVFDRSGYLYHGRVKSLAEGAREGGLNF; this is encoded by the coding sequence ATGGCTTTCGATAAAGCAACTAGAAGAAAACGGATCCAGCGCATCATCCGCACTAAGGTGGCTGGCACGTCCGAGCGTCCACGTTTGTCGGTGTTCCGCAGCAATACGGGCATTTATGCTCAGATTATTGACGATACTACCGGCCGCACGCTGGCGTCTGCTTCCTCGAAGCACGTTTCGGTGGAAGGGGGCAACGGAGTCGCCCTCGCTGCCGCAGTCGGCAAAGAACTTGCTGCCCGTGCTACAGGAAAAGGAATTTCGAAAGTGGTATTTGACCGTTCCGGTTACCTCTACCACGGCCGCGTAAAATCATTGGCAGAAGGAGCCCGCGAAGGCGGCCTCAATTTCTAA